The following DNA comes from Mucilaginibacter jinjuensis.
ACTGCTGTTGCAAAGGGATGCCAAACAACGTTGAACGGCCCACTTTATCATCCATTATCTGCAGGAATTTGCGAGCAGTAATACCCTCCTGAATATAATTGGTAAGGTGGAAATGACTGTCGTTAAACAGATATTTAGACGAAGCACCGTCTTGCCCAACAACATAATTTGTTTGAGAAAGCATCGTCATTAAAACCGCACAGGGGTATAAAAAGAATCTTTGAATTTTCATTGCTTGATTATTAAATGTGTGCCTGTAAGAATGAAATGCAGATGGTTACTTTTTAGGTACCACCAGGTAAGGGTTTACCTTTAGCTGTTCAACTACATATTCGATAACCCTTTGTGCTTTAACACTATTACCCGCTGCATCTAATGGAGGAGATACCACAGCTATACCAAATTTGCCCGGGCAAACTGCCAGCAAGCCGCCGCCAACACCGCTTTTTGCCGGGATACCTGCGTTATATAGCCAGATGCCCGAATCGTCATACAAACCGGCGGTACACATAACCGGTAGGGTGTGCGCAACTGTTTCGGGGCTTACTACAGTTTTTTTGGTAACCGGGTTTACACCACCGTTTGCCAGTGTAGCTGCCATTGTTGCCAGGTCTTTGGCATCAACATTAAGCGCACATTGTTTTGTATAGATGTCAGTGGCTTCCCTTGGGTCGAAATACATTCTTCCATACGATAACAGTAAAACAGCCAGTGCCTGGTTGTGCATATTATCTCCGGCTTCACTTACATATACAGGTTGGTTTATACTGAGCTGCCTGCCTGCAAAATCACTTTGTATTTGTACAATATTTTTCCATTTGGTAGCAGAATCAGTACCGGCAATCAGGCTGGTAGAGGCGATTGCACCCGGGTTTACCAATGGGTTTATTTCTTTTCCCTTTTGCACTTCAACCGCAATAACCGAGTTGAAACGCATGCCGGTGGCATCTACGCCGATTTTATCCTGTACTGCTTTTGCGCCCTGGTCTTCAATTACCTTGGCCCTAGTAAATACTTTCGACACGCTTTGGATAGATACCTTTGATGTGATATCGCCCTTGGTATAAACCTTGCCATCTGCTGTTACCAGCACAATGCCAAAAATGTTGGGGTCAACAGTGGCGAGTTCTTTTATATAATCGGCGTTTTTGCCTTCTTTCAGATCTTTAAATTTTTCATACGCCGCATCTATCACAGATTGGTAAGATGGCGTTTGAGCTTTTACCTTAACTACAGCTGTTGATAAGATAAGTCCTGATAGCATCAGGCTTTTTAAAACTGATAATGTTTTCATCTTAAATTATTTTGAGGTTAATGACTGTATTAGTGTTTGTAGAATACTTGTGAGAAGTTATACTTGAAAGAAAATTGCACTTTAGAGATGTGTGAGCTAAACCCGTCGCTGAAATTGTCGCGGCTGCCATATTGGTACTCCACCCCGGCCATTACATTCTTTACTGGTGTGTATAGCAAGTTTACAGCTGCATATTGGCCTCTCTTGAAAGCATCCGGCGTCTGGGCATCAGAGTTGCTTATTTTATCCATAGAGTAGCCGAGTGATGTAGTGAATTTTGGGCTCCAGGTATGATCGAGGAAGGCTACGATACCAACAATTGGCAACGTCACACCTTTAACAGGCTGGGTGGGGTTGGAGAGCTGATTCTTAATACCAATATCTACCGGGGCATCATTCAT
Coding sequences within:
- the glsA gene encoding glutaminase A; this encodes MKTLSVLKSLMLSGLILSTAVVKVKAQTPSYQSVIDAAYEKFKDLKEGKNADYIKELATVDPNIFGIVLVTADGKVYTKGDITSKVSIQSVSKVFTRAKVIEDQGAKAVQDKIGVDATGMRFNSVIAVEVQKGKEINPLVNPGAIASTSLIAGTDSATKWKNIVQIQSDFAGRQLSINQPVYVSEAGDNMHNQALAVLLLSYGRMYFDPREATDIYTKQCALNVDAKDLATMAATLANGGVNPVTKKTVVSPETVAHTLPVMCTAGLYDDSGIWLYNAGIPAKSGVGGGLLAVCPGKFGIAVVSPPLDAAGNSVKAQRVIEYVVEQLKVNPYLVVPKK